From the genome of Mycetocola spongiae, one region includes:
- a CDS encoding sensor histidine kinase, producing MRRWSIARRFFVGQFAVILFLTAVISAVLALDEQTRVREEATARMLTLATAVAKNPFVEEALRLAPTEFAAESALLQPYAEALMDAAPADFVTIMTPDRTRLTHRDPARIGAEFIGNTDRAVRGSAQTETFTGTLGPSVRAVVPVFSAEGGVVGMVSAGTTTRTLTETANSRILATGLIAAILALLGGLATWAVQRYLNRVTLGQGPEQLGQIYAFYDAALRSAREGMLLTAPDGRIVLYNHEAARLLGLPEPDPAAPHEPALPSELGEIMRSGRSVSDQIIFTEERVLLVTQHPALGRVDEPAPWLRAHPGLEAEEIAHPRPATVQLGTVTIVRDHTELRRLSGELEGARALATALRSQSHDYANRLHTIITLVEMGRSAEVVPLATGELRASQRLADSVIDASADPTLAALLLGKAAEASERGIELSIVFDGADEGYFLGPMDTLSVLGNLIDNALEALARMPETAERWIEVEIIAGPAELSIAVLDSGPGLRGAALADLTQRGFSTKAVGGGIGLALVARAVRRLGGTLEAEDSPVTGAGARFIVVVRRPEDIKND from the coding sequence ATGAGGCGATGGAGCATAGCCCGAAGATTTTTTGTCGGCCAGTTTGCGGTGATCCTGTTCCTGACCGCGGTGATCTCCGCGGTGCTGGCGCTGGACGAGCAGACCCGGGTGCGCGAGGAGGCCACCGCGCGGATGCTCACGCTCGCCACGGCCGTGGCCAAAAACCCCTTTGTGGAGGAGGCGCTGCGGCTCGCCCCCACCGAATTCGCGGCCGAATCGGCGCTCCTCCAGCCCTATGCGGAGGCGCTGATGGACGCCGCGCCGGCCGATTTTGTGACGATCATGACCCCCGACCGCACCCGGCTGACCCACCGCGATCCCGCGCGCATCGGCGCCGAGTTCATCGGGAATACCGATCGCGCGGTACGCGGCAGCGCGCAGACCGAAACCTTCACCGGCACGCTGGGCCCCTCGGTGCGCGCGGTGGTGCCGGTATTTTCCGCGGAGGGCGGCGTGGTGGGGATGGTATCCGCCGGTACCACCACCCGCACGCTCACCGAGACGGCCAATTCCCGGATCCTGGCCACCGGGCTGATCGCCGCGATCCTCGCGCTGCTGGGTGGCCTCGCCACCTGGGCGGTGCAGCGCTATCTGAACCGGGTCACCCTGGGCCAGGGCCCCGAGCAGCTGGGCCAAATCTATGCCTTTTATGATGCGGCGCTGCGCTCGGCCCGGGAGGGGATGCTGCTGACCGCCCCCGATGGCCGGATCGTGCTCTATAACCACGAGGCGGCGCGCCTGCTGGGGCTGCCCGAGCCCGATCCCGCGGCCCCGCACGAGCCCGCGCTGCCCAGCGAGCTGGGCGAGATCATGCGCTCGGGGCGCAGCGTGAGCGATCAGATTATCTTCACCGAGGAGCGGGTGCTGCTGGTCACCCAGCATCCCGCCCTGGGCCGCGTGGACGAGCCCGCGCCGTGGCTGCGCGCGCATCCGGGGCTGGAGGCCGAGGAGATCGCCCACCCTCGGCCCGCAACGGTCCAGCTGGGTACGGTGACAATCGTGCGCGATCATACCGAGCTGCGGCGGCTCAGCGGCGAGCTCGAGGGCGCGCGGGCGCTCGCCACCGCGCTGCGCTCGCAGTCCCATGACTATGCCAACCGCCTGCACACCATCATCACGCTGGTGGAGATGGGCCGCTCGGCGGAGGTTGTGCCGCTCGCCACGGGTGAGCTGCGCGCGAGCCAGCGCCTGGCCGATAGCGTGATCGATGCCTCGGCCGATCCGACACTCGCGGCCCTGCTGCTGGGGAAGGCCGCGGAGGCCTCCGAGCGTGGGATCGAACTCAGCATCGTTTTTGACGGGGCCGATGAGGGCTATTTTCTGGGCCCGATGGATACGCTCTCGGTGCTGGGCAACCTGATTGATAACGCCCTGGAGGCGTTGGCCCGGATGCCCGAGACCGCCGAGCGCTGGATCGAGGTGGAGATCATCGCGGGCCCGGCGGAGCTGAGCATCGCGGTGCTTGATAGCGGGCCCGGCCTGCGCGGTGCGGCGCTCGCGGATCTGACCCAGCGCGGGTTTAGTACCAAGGCGGTGGGTGGCGGTATCGGCCTGGCCCTCGTGGCGCGCGCGGTGCGGCGGCTCGGCGGCACCCTGGAGGCCGAGGATTCCCCGGTCACCGGCGCGGGTGCGCGTTTTATCGTGGTGGTGCGCCGCCCGGAGGACATAAAAAATGACTGA